From Micromonospora echinospora:
CCTGGTGCACGGCGACGTGGTCGAGGTGGCCGCCGGCGGGCCGGTGATCGACCCCCGGCCCGACCCGACCGGCGAGCGGCTGGCCTACGTCACCGACGCCGCCGAGGGCGTACGCCGGGGCCAGCTGCGGGTGGTGGAGCCGGACGGTACGGACAACCTGCTCGCCGGTGAGGACAGCGGCGTGACCTGGGGGCTGGCCGAGCACATCGCCGCCGAGGAGTTCCACCGCTACCGCGGCTACTGGTGGGCGCCGGACGGGCGCAGCGTGCTGGCCGCCCGGGTCGACGACTCCCGGCTGGAACGCTGGTACCTGCACGACCCGGCCGACCCGGCGAGCCCGCCGACGTCGCTGGCGTACCCCGTGGCGGGTGGCCCGAACGCGGAGGTCAGCCTGCACCTGCTCGACCTCGACGGCGGCTGGGTCGACGTGCACTGGGACCGGGAGACCTACCCCTACCTGAGCTCGGCGGACTGGGCCGACGGTGGGCCGCTGATCACCGTGCTGCGCCGCTCACAGCAGCACGGCCTGGTGCTGGCGGTGGACCCGCGCACCGGGGAGACGCAGGTGCACGCGGAGCTGGCCGACCCGCGCTGGGTGGAACCGATCCCCGGCACCCCGGCCCACCTGCCCGACGGGCGGGTGCTGGTCGGCGGCGAACTGGCTCACGACGGGTACGACGCACGCTGCCTGTTCGCCGACGGCACACTGCTCACCCCGCCCTCGCTGTACGTGCGGCGGGTGGTCGGGCGGCTGCCGAACGGCCCGAGCGCGACCGCCGACCTGCTGGTGGAGGCGAGCGAGGGCGAGCCGAGCCAGCGCCACCTCTACCGGGTGCGGACCACGATCGGCGGCGGCATGGACGCCCGCCGGATGGGCAGCGACCCCGGCTGGCACACGGCCGCGATCGGCGGCTCCACGCTGGCGGTGGGCGTCGCGTCGCTGGAGCACCCCGGGGTCCGCTGGCGGGTGTGGCACGGCGACCACGAGGTGGGTGAGCTGCGCTCGCTGGCCGCCACCTGCTCGTACGCGCCGCGGCCGACGATGGTCCGGGTCACCGACCGGCGGCTGCCCAGCGCGGTGCTCTACCCGGCCGAGCACGTCAAGGGCACCCGGCTTCCGGTGCTGCTGGACGTCTACGGCGGCCCCGGCCACCAGGAGGTCGTCGCGGCCCGCAGCGTCTGGCTGGAACGGCAGTGGTGGGCCGAGCAGGGCTTCGCGGTGGTCACCATCGACAACCGGGGCACCCCCGGCATCGCGCCCTCGTTCGAGAAGGCGATCCACCGCCGGGTCGCCGACGTGATCCTCACCGACCAGGTGGACGCGCTCACCGCGCTCGCCGACAAGCACCCCGACCTGGACCTGGAACGGGTGGCGGTGCGCGGCTGGTCGTTCGGCGGCTGGCTGGCCGGGCTGGCGGTGCTGCGCCATCCGGAGTTGTTCAAGTGCGCGATCGTCGGCGCGCCGGTCACCGACTGGGCGCTGTACGACACCGCGTACAGCGAGCGCTACCTGGGCATGCCCGACGACGGCATGGACGTCTACGCCCACCACTCGCTGGTCGAGCTGGCCGCCGAGCCGCTCGGCGACCCGGCGCAGGCCCGGCCGATGCTGCTGGTGCACGGCCTGGCCGACGACAACGTGCTGGCCGCGCACACGCTGCGGCTGTCGGCGGCGCTGCTGTCCACCGGCCGCCCGCACGCGGTGCTGCCGCTGACCGGGGCGAGCCACCTGGCCGCGGGCGGGGTGTCCGAGCGCCTGCTCCGGCTGGAGCTGGACTTCCTACGCCGCTACTTGTAAGGAAGGGCCCCTTCTTAACGCCTGGCGTTAAGAAGGGGCCCTTCCTTACAGCTCAGCTGCGGGCTACTGCTTGACGTACGCGTTCACGAAGCTGGGCCAGCCGAAGATGCTGCCGATGAAGATGCCACCGGCCTTCTCGCCGTGCGCCACGGAGACCACCTCGTTGTAGAGCGGCACCGCCGGCGCGGACTCCTTCATCAGCTTCTCGTCCAGCTTGCTCCACTCCTCGGCCTGCTTGGCCGGGTCCAGCGCCAGCACCCGGTCGAACTCGGCGTTGATCGCCTCGTTGTTGAGCTGGGACGTGTTGCTGTTGCCCTCGGCCTTGAGGCTGCGGCCGTCGAAGAGCACCGGCAGGATCGAGGCGCCGCTGGGCCAGTCGGCCGCCCACGAGTCGACCCACAGGTCCCACGGGTTGCTCTTCTTCTTCACGAAGTCGAGGTAGCCGTCCTCGGGGATCGGCTTGACGGTCACCGTGAAGCCGGCCTTCTCCAGCGCGTTCTTGACCTGGGTGGCGGTCTCCTGCGAGGCGGTGTCGTCCGAGGTGCCCAGCACCAGGTTCACCGACTTGCCGCCCAGCGTCTCCTTCGCCTTCGCCGGGTCGCCGCTCTCACCGGCCGGGTACGCGTCGAAGTTCTTGTACCCGAGCGTGGTCGGGGGAAGCAGCGTGGTCAGCGGCACCGCGCCGTACGGTCCGCCGAGGTTCTTGGTGATGCTGCTGCGGTCGATCGCGTAGTTGATCGCCTGCCGCACGGTCAGGTCGGTGACCCGGGTGGTGTTGATGCTCAGCCGGTACGCGTTGGGCGTCGCCGCGACGATCATCCGCGCCTTGAGCGCCGGGTCGCCGGTCACCTTCGCGATCAGCTCGGGCGGTACGCCGCCGGTGGCGACCGCCGCCGCGTCGTTGCCGGTGCCGGCGAGGACCCGGTTGGTCTGGGTGGTGTTGTCCGAGCCGAGCGCCCAGACGAACTTGTCCGGGTACGCGTGCCGCACCGGGTCGGTGGCCGGGTCCCAGTTCGTGTTGCGCTCCAGCACCATCTCCACGCCGGGCTGGATCTTGGTGAACCGGTACGGCCCGGACGAGAACGGCATGTTGTCCAGGTTGACGCCGGTGTCCTTGTCCGGCGGCAGCGGCGCGGTGGCCGGCAGCGACACCGCGAACGGCAGGTCGCAGCGGGGCTTGTTGAACTCGAAGCGCAGCGTGCGCGGGTCCGGCGTGGTCAGGCCGGGCGGCAGCGAGGTCTTGTTCTTCTTGAAGTCCCACTTGGTGTCGTACTGCGGGCTGTCGGCCAGCCACTCCTGCAGGTAGGTGGGGCCGCCGGTCAGGTCCGGGTCGAACGAGCGGGCGATGCCGTACGCGATCTCCTTGGAGGTGATCGGACGGCCGTCCTCGAACTTGACGCCCTCCTTGATCGTGAACTCCCAGACCTTGCAGTCGTTGTTCACGTTCTTGCCGGGCGTCTCGGCCAGGTCGCCGACCAGCGTGACGTTGCCCTTGCCGTCGTCCTTGAAGGTGGTGAGGAACCGGGCGTAGAGCTGGCTGCCCATCAGGCCGGCGAACGAGTAGACCCGCTGCGGGTCCAGGTGGGAGATCTTGCTCTCGCGCAGGATGTAGAAGGTTCCGCCCTTGGCCGCGCCGGGCACGTCGGCCGCGGGGCCGAGCGAGTCCTTCGGGTCGGTCGCGATGGCGCCGCTGCGGGGCTTGTTCGTGTCCGCGGTGTCGCCGTTGTCGCCGGTGTTCTTGCTGCACGCACTGAGGGCGACCACCAGTGCCATCGCGCCGCCCACGGCGGTGGCGAGTCTTGCTCGCATACTCAACTCCTCGGGTCCGATGAAGGAAAGCTTCGCTTAGCTTTCACTCGCGGTAAATTTCGAGCAGGTAACGGGGCCACAACGATCGACCACCGGCGACGCCCGGATCAGCCCAGACGCACCCGCGGGTCGATGAACGCGTAGAGCAGATCGACAACGATGTTCGCCACCACCACGAACAGCGCCGACACCAGGACGGTGGCCATGATGGTCGGCAGGTCGCCCTGGCGCACCGCCTCCACCGCCGTACGCCCGAGCCCCTGGATGCCGAACGTCGTCTCGGTGATGACAGTGCCGCCCAGCGCCGCGCCGACGTCGATTCCGGCGATCGTCACGATCGGCGTGATCGCCGCGCGCAGCGCGTGCCGTCCGTACACATTGCGTTTCGCCACGCCCTTGGCCCGCGCGGTCCGCACGAAATCCTCGGAGAGCGTCTCCAGCATCTGCGCCCGCGACAGCCGGGCGTAGATCGCGGAGAAGAGCAGCGCGAGCGTCACCCACGCCAGCACCAGGCCGCGCGCCCATTCGATCGGATTCTCCAGGAACGGCACGTAGCGGGGTGTCGGCAGGATCTTCAGCGAGTACACGAAGACCAGCAGCAGCACGGCGCCGACGAAGTAGAGCTGCAGCGAGGCGAACGTCAGCGTCAACCCGATCGAGATGCGGTCGAGCAGCGAGCCCCGCCGTAGTGCCGAGATCATCCCGAGTCCCACCCCGAGCGCCAGCCAGAGCACCGCCGCCGGGAGCACGATGTTCAGCGTCACCGGCAGCACCCGGGCGAACGTGTCGGTCACCGACTCGCTGTTGACGTAGGAGTAGCCGAGGCAGGGCGCCTCGCACTTGCCGCCCTGCGCGCTGCCCAGGTCACGGCCGACGAAGATGCCCTTCATGTAGTTGACGTACTGCGTCGGCTTCGGGTCGTTGAGCCCCAGTTCCGTACGCACCCGTTCCAGCCGCTCGGCGTTGCAGTTCTTCGGGCACATGCCGGTCACCGGGTCGCGGGGCAGCGCGAAGAACATGAGGAAGCTGACGATGCTCACCGCCAGCAGCACCGAGACGGCGAGCAGCAGCCGCTTCAGCAGAAACCGCACCATGGCGTCGAACCCCCTACCGTGACGACTTCGGGTCGAGCGCGTCGCGCAGCGCGTCGCCGAAGAGGTTGAACGCCAGCACGAGCGCGAAGATGGTGATGCCGGGGAAGAAGACGTACGCCGGGTCGGTCTGCAGGTAGTCGATGCTCCGGTAGATCATCCGGCCGAAGCTCGGCACCGACTCGGGCAGGCCGACACCGAGGAAGGACAGCGCCGCCTCGCCCGTGACGTACGACGGCACGGCGAGCGAGAACGCCACCAGGATCGGGGCCCAGATGTTCGGCAGCAACTGCCGGAACAGCATGTGCCCGAGCCCGGCGCCGCTGGCCCGCGCCGCCTCCACGAACTCCCGCTCGCGCAGCGAGACCACCTGGCCCCGGACGAGGCGGGCCGTTCCGGTCCAGCCGAACGCGGCGAAGACCACGATCAGCGTGGTCACCGCGAACCACGTCGGCACCGCGTCCCGGGGGCCGTAGAAGCGCAGCGAGAACGTCGGCACCACTGCCAGCGCGAAGATGAGGAACGGCAACGCCAGTGCGACGTCGGTGATCCAGCTGATCACCGAGTCGACCACGCCGCCCAGGAAGCCGGCGACGATCCCGAGCACCACGCCGATCGTCGTGGTGACGAGCGCGGCGCCGAGCGCGATCAGCAGCGACGTCCGGATGCCGTAGATCATCCGGATGAAGATGTCCCGGCCCAGGCCCGGTTCCAGCCCGAACCAGTGGTCGCCGCTGACGCCGCCCACGTAGCCCAGCGGCATGCCGGTGGCGTCCAGCAGCTCACCGAACTGCTGGTTCGGCGACACGCCGTAGAGCCGCTGGATCAGCGGCGCGGCAACCGCCACCAGGATGAACAGGGCCAGCACGATGCCGCTGACCATGGCGGTGCGGTCGCGCCGCAGGCGGGCCCAGACGAGCTGGCCGGGTGAGCGGCCGACCAGCCGCTTCTTCTCGTCCGGCTCCTGCCCGGGGGACTCGATCTCGGCGAGCGCCACGCCCTCGACCGGCGACAGGCTCATTTCGACACCTCCACGGGTTCGCCGGTCGGCACGCCGACCGGTCCGCTCTCCGGGTAGTGGCAGGCGGTGAGCTGCCCGCCGCCGTCCCGGGTGACCAGCGCCGGCTCCTCGGCGGCGCAGTGGTCGGTGGCCTTCCAGCAGCGGGTACGGAAGCGGCAGCCCGACGGCGGGTTCAGCGGGGTGGGGACGTCACCGGTCAGACGGATGCGGCCGGCGGGGCCGAGCGCTGTGACGTCGGGGATCGCGGAGAGCAGCGCCCGGGTGTACGGGTGCTGCGGCCGGGTGTAGATATCGTTCCGGTCGCCGATCTCGACGATCTTGCCGAGGTACATGACGGCGACGCGGTGGCAGAAGTGGCGGATGACGGCCAGGTCGTGGGCGATGAACACGAACGCCAGGTCGAGGTCGCGTTGCAGGTCGCGCAGCAGGTTGATGACCTGCGCCTGGATCGACACGTCCAGCGCCGAGACCGGCTCGTCGGCCACGATGAGCTTGGGTTTGAGCGCGAGCGCGCGGGCGATGCCGATGCGTTGGCGCTGCCCGCCGGAGAACTCGTGCGGGTACCTGTTGTAGTGCTCCGGATTCAGGCCGACGAGTTCGAGCAGTTCCTGGACCCGCTTCTTGACCCCGCCGGGCGGGGTGATCCCGTTGACCTGCAACGGCATGGCCACGATCCGCCCGACCGTGTGCCGCGGGTTCAACGACGCGTACGGGTCCTGGAAGATGATCTGCAGGTCCTGCCGCAACGCGCGCAACTCACGCCGCCCACCGTGGGTGATGTCCCGCCCCGCGAACTCGATCGACCCGGCGGTGGGCTCCAGCAGGCGCACCAGCATCCGCCCGGTCGTGGTCTTCCCACACCCCGACTCCCCCACCAGGCCCAGCGTCTCGCCCGGACGCACGTCGAAGTCCAGGCCGTCCACCGCCCGCACCGCACCCCGGGCGCGCAGGCCCTGCCGCACCGGGAAGTGCTTCGTCAGCCCCCGCACCCGCAGCAGCGGCTCGGTTTCGGCGCTCATCGGGCCACCCCCACCTGTGCGACCTCGTCGCGGTAGATCCGCTCCCGGTCGGCCGCCGACAGGTGGCAGGCCACCAGGTGACCGGGTGCTCCGGCCGGCCCCAGCTCGGGCACGTCGGTGCGGGAGCGGTCGCCGTTGACGTCGGCGTACCGGCAGCGCGGGTGGAACGCGCACCCCGACGGCAGGTTGATCAGACTGGGTGGGTTGCCGGGGATCGGCACCAGATCCGCGTCGGCGTCGGCGTCGGCGTCGGCGTGCAACGACGGCACGCTCGACAACAACCCCCAGGTGTACGGATGCTGCGGCGCCCGCAACACCCGCTCCACACTGCCGTGCTCCACCGCCCGCCCGCCGTACATCACCAGCACGTCATCAGCCACCTGCGACACCACACCCAGGTCATGGGTGATCAGGATGATCGCCGAGCGGAACTCCTCCTGCAGGTCGCTGAGCAGGTCCAGGATCTGCGCCTGCACCGTCACGTCCAACGCCGTCGTCGGCTCGTCGGCGATCAACAGATCCGGGTCGTTGACGAGCGCCATCGCGATCATCGCGCGCTGCCGCATCCCACCCGAGAACTCATGCGGATACTGGTCGAACCGCTTGGCCGGCTGCGGAATGCCGACCCGGTCCAGCATGTCCACCGCCCGCGTCCGCGCCTCGCGCCTGCCGGCCCTCGGGTGGTGCACCCGGTACGCCTCGGCGATCTGCTTCCCCACCGTGTAGTAGGGGTGCAACGCCGACAACGGGTCCTGGAAGATCATCGCCATGTCCCGGCCCCGCAGCCGACGGATCTCCTCCTCGGACAGCCCGACGAGCTGACGCCCACCGACGGAGATCTCCCCCGAGATGGTCGTGCGCTTCGCGTTGTGCAGACCCAGGATCGCCAGCGACGTGACGCTCTTGCCCGACCCGGACTCGCCCACGATCCCGAGCGTGCGGCCCCGCTCGACAGCGAACGACACGCCGTCCACGGCCTTGACCACGCCGTCCTCGGTGTCGAACCGCACCCGCAGGTCTCTGACCTGGAGATA
This genomic window contains:
- a CDS encoding S9 family peptidase; translated protein: MDFPELAARTRRFSHGAPRAVAVSGDGSRVVFLRSAGPEDPADALWLLDIDSGEERLVADPAVLLGTDADPAPLAPGERALRERLRLSSGGIGSYALDAAGRVAAFALAGRLFRADLVHGDVVEVAAGGPVIDPRPDPTGERLAYVTDAAEGVRRGQLRVVEPDGTDNLLAGEDSGVTWGLAEHIAAEEFHRYRGYWWAPDGRSVLAARVDDSRLERWYLHDPADPASPPTSLAYPVAGGPNAEVSLHLLDLDGGWVDVHWDRETYPYLSSADWADGGPLITVLRRSQQHGLVLAVDPRTGETQVHAELADPRWVEPIPGTPAHLPDGRVLVGGELAHDGYDARCLFADGTLLTPPSLYVRRVVGRLPNGPSATADLLVEASEGEPSQRHLYRVRTTIGGGMDARRMGSDPGWHTAAIGGSTLAVGVASLEHPGVRWRVWHGDHEVGELRSLAATCSYAPRPTMVRVTDRRLPSAVLYPAEHVKGTRLPVLLDVYGGPGHQEVVAARSVWLERQWWAEQGFAVVTIDNRGTPGIAPSFEKAIHRRVADVILTDQVDALTALADKHPDLDLERVAVRGWSFGGWLAGLAVLRHPELFKCAIVGAPVTDWALYDTAYSERYLGMPDDGMDVYAHHSLVELAAEPLGDPAQARPMLLVHGLADDNVLAAHTLRLSAALLSTGRPHAVLPLTGASHLAAGGVSERLLRLELDFLRRYL
- a CDS encoding ABC transporter substrate-binding protein, producing the protein MRARLATAVGGAMALVVALSACSKNTGDNGDTADTNKPRSGAIATDPKDSLGPAADVPGAAKGGTFYILRESKISHLDPQRVYSFAGLMGSQLYARFLTTFKDDGKGNVTLVGDLAETPGKNVNNDCKVWEFTIKEGVKFEDGRPITSKEIAYGIARSFDPDLTGGPTYLQEWLADSPQYDTKWDFKKNKTSLPPGLTTPDPRTLRFEFNKPRCDLPFAVSLPATAPLPPDKDTGVNLDNMPFSSGPYRFTKIQPGVEMVLERNTNWDPATDPVRHAYPDKFVWALGSDNTTQTNRVLAGTGNDAAAVATGGVPPELIAKVTGDPALKARMIVAATPNAYRLSINTTRVTDLTVRQAINYAIDRSSITKNLGGPYGAVPLTTLLPPTTLGYKNFDAYPAGESGDPAKAKETLGGKSVNLVLGTSDDTASQETATQVKNALEKAGFTVTVKPIPEDGYLDFVKKKSNPWDLWVDSWAADWPSGASILPVLFDGRSLKAEGNSNTSQLNNEAINAEFDRVLALDPAKQAEEWSKLDEKLMKESAPAVPLYNEVVSVAHGEKAGGIFIGSIFGWPSFVNAYVKQ
- a CDS encoding ABC transporter permease translates to MVRFLLKRLLLAVSVLLAVSIVSFLMFFALPRDPVTGMCPKNCNAERLERVRTELGLNDPKPTQYVNYMKGIFVGRDLGSAQGGKCEAPCLGYSYVNSESVTDTFARVLPVTLNIVLPAAVLWLALGVGLGMISALRRGSLLDRISIGLTLTFASLQLYFVGAVLLLVFVYSLKILPTPRYVPFLENPIEWARGLVLAWVTLALLFSAIYARLSRAQMLETLSEDFVRTARAKGVAKRNVYGRHALRAAITPIVTIAGIDVGAALGGTVITETTFGIQGLGRTAVEAVRQGDLPTIMATVLVSALFVVVANIVVDLLYAFIDPRVRLG
- a CDS encoding ABC transporter permease, which produces MSLSPVEGVALAEIESPGQEPDEKKRLVGRSPGQLVWARLRRDRTAMVSGIVLALFILVAVAAPLIQRLYGVSPNQQFGELLDATGMPLGYVGGVSGDHWFGLEPGLGRDIFIRMIYGIRTSLLIALGAALVTTTIGVVLGIVAGFLGGVVDSVISWITDVALALPFLIFALAVVPTFSLRFYGPRDAVPTWFAVTTLIVVFAAFGWTGTARLVRGQVVSLREREFVEAARASGAGLGHMLFRQLLPNIWAPILVAFSLAVPSYVTGEAALSFLGVGLPESVPSFGRMIYRSIDYLQTDPAYVFFPGITIFALVLAFNLFGDALRDALDPKSSR
- a CDS encoding ABC transporter ATP-binding protein yields the protein MSAETEPLLRVRGLTKHFPVRQGLRARGAVRAVDGLDFDVRPGETLGLVGESGCGKTTTGRMLVRLLEPTAGSIEFAGRDITHGGRRELRALRQDLQIIFQDPYASLNPRHTVGRIVAMPLQVNGITPPGGVKKRVQELLELVGLNPEHYNRYPHEFSGGQRQRIGIARALALKPKLIVADEPVSALDVSIQAQVINLLRDLQRDLDLAFVFIAHDLAVIRHFCHRVAVMYLGKIVEIGDRNDIYTRPQHPYTRALLSAIPDVTALGPAGRIRLTGDVPTPLNPPSGCRFRTRCWKATDHCAAEEPALVTRDGGGQLTACHYPESGPVGVPTGEPVEVSK
- a CDS encoding ABC transporter ATP-binding protein, encoding MGRSEAVPSGEPDRPEVPEQRSGDGPYLQVRDLRVRFDTEDGVVKAVDGVSFAVERGRTLGIVGESGSGKSVTSLAILGLHNAKRTTISGEISVGGRQLVGLSEEEIRRLRGRDMAMIFQDPLSALHPYYTVGKQIAEAYRVHHPRAGRREARTRAVDMLDRVGIPQPAKRFDQYPHEFSGGMRQRAMIAMALVNDPDLLIADEPTTALDVTVQAQILDLLSDLQEEFRSAIILITHDLGVVSQVADDVLVMYGGRAVEHGSVERVLRAPQHPYTWGLLSSVPSLHADADADADADLVPIPGNPPSLINLPSGCAFHPRCRYADVNGDRSRTDVPELGPAGAPGHLVACHLSAADRERIYRDEVAQVGVAR